TCTTTGCTGAAATTACTGAGCGCCACGGCGACGCAGCGCGGTCAACATTTGCTTCTTGACGGCGATCGCCCATGTATCAAAGTCAAATTCGCTCTGAGCGTTGTTTTCCGGGCGATCGCCCCGCTGTTTTTGTGTATTTCGATTCATGATGCTGACTCCACTGAGGAAAGGCTCGAAAAATATATCACCTTTCCGATTTGTAGCACTTCCCTCTCGTGAAGGGGATCAAGCGCTGTGTTTTTCGCATTTGCATTATGCAAAAACTGCATAATTTAGCGGTATCGTACTTGACACTTCACGGATAGCTAGCGTACTGATCGCAGCCCAAAGCTACCCACCACGGCTGGTGCGATCGCGTTGCGGTTTGCGGCAGTCTCAGGGCAGTAGGTCAGGATTTGCCCATATGGACATCGCGCCAGTCTGGGAGACCGTCGCGCCCAAGCCGCTGAGGGGGTCTCTTGCGGGGATCCCTAGCGGCTGCGCGTCTAAAGGGCGATCGCCTGGAGCAATGGCGGTTGTTAAGCTGGCACCTCAATGCGCTGCTGACCCGCCAGCCCAAAGGCCGCGTGAATCACCTGGAGGGCCTTGACGCCGTCTTCCTCAGACACGACGCAGCTTACCTTGATCTCCGAGGTGGCGATCATCTGGATGTTGATTTTCTCTTGGGCGAGGGCCGCGAACATCTGCGCCGCCACGCCGGGCTGGCCGACCATGCCAGAGCCGACGATGCTGACCTTGGCGATCGCCGTGTCCACGACCACCTCGCCCCAGCCCAGCTCGACGGCGGCCGCCGCCAAGATTTCTCGGGCGTGCTCGGCGTCGAGCTGGGACACGGTGAAGGCGATGTCGCGGGCCGTCAGGCCATTCATCAGGCGGCAGCGCTGGGACTGGATGATCATGTCCACGCTGATGTTGTGCTGGGCCAAAAGCTCGAAGAGGCGGGCCGCCATGCCCGGGCGATCGGGAATTTGACGAATGGCGAGGCGGGCCTGGTTGCGATCGAGGGCCACGCCGCGCACCGGGGGCGCATCGCTCTGGGCCGCCGCCTGCGCAGTGTCGATGCGAGCGGGGGACGAGTTGACCTCGAAGGCTTCGCACAGCACCGCCAAAGCGCGATCGCAGTCTGCCGCCTCCACGACGCAGCTCACCTTCACCTCAGAAGTCGAGATCATCTGAATATTGATGCCCGCCTCAGCCAGGGTTTTGAACATCTGAGCCGCCACCCCGGGCCGCCCGATCATGCCTGCCCCGGCGATGGTCACCTTGGCGATGCCGCCATCCACCATCACTTCAGCGTCTTCTGCCGCGCTGCCGGTGCCCGCTGCCAGCGCCGGAATCATCGCCGAAGACACCGCTTCGGCCCGCTTCAGAGACGCCTGGCTCACTGTGAAGGCGATGTCGTTGGTGTTGCCCTCGTGGATGGACTGGATGATCAGGTCCACGTCTAGATCCTGGCCCGAGATCTCGCCAAACAGGCGCGCCGCCACGCCGGGCCGGTCGGGCACCCGCAGCATCGCCACCTTGGCCTGGTCCACATCAAACTCCACCGCGTCCACGGGCCGCGCGATTTCGAGATCTTCGAGGGGGCGCGGCTGGGGCACGGGAGACACCACCCGAGTACCAGGATCGTCGGTCCAGCTCGATCGCACCACCAGCGGCATGCCGTAGTTGCGGGCGATCTCGACGGC
This genomic stretch from Geitlerinema sp. PCC 7407 harbors:
- a CDS encoding aspartate kinase; its protein translation is MALIVQKYGGTSVGSAERIQAVAQRVKRTVDAGNSVVVVVSAMGKTTDGLVKLAHEISANPNRREMDMLLSTGEQVTIALMSMALQELGQPAISMTGAQVGIVTEAAHTRARILHIKTDRLERHLQAGKVVVVAGFQGISSIEDLEITTLGRGGSDTSAVALAAALRADCCEIYTDVPGILTTDPRLVPEAQLMAEITSDEMLELASLGAKVLHPRAVEIARNYGMPLVVRSSWTDDPGTRVVSPVPQPRPLEDLEIARPVDAVEFDVDQAKVAMLRVPDRPGVAARLFGEISGQDLDVDLIIQSIHEGNTNDIAFTVSQASLKRAEAVSSAMIPALAAGTGSAAEDAEVMVDGGIAKVTIAGAGMIGRPGVAAQMFKTLAEAGINIQMISTSEVKVSCVVEAADCDRALAVLCEAFEVNSSPARIDTAQAAAQSDAPPVRGVALDRNQARLAIRQIPDRPGMAARLFELLAQHNISVDMIIQSQRCRLMNGLTARDIAFTVSQLDAEHAREILAAAAVELGWGEVVVDTAIAKVSIVGSGMVGQPGVAAQMFAALAQEKINIQMIATSEIKVSCVVSEEDGVKALQVIHAAFGLAGQQRIEVPA